A genomic region of Leptolyngbya sp. FACHB-261 contains the following coding sequences:
- the typA gene encoding translational GTPase TypA, producing MTLPIRNVAIIAHVDHGKTTLVDALLRQSGTFREGEEVPDCVMDSNDIERERGITILSKNTAVRYKETLINIVDTPGHADFGGEVERVLGMVEGCLLIVDANEGPMPQTRFVLKKALEKGLRPIVLVNKIDRPQADPHRAIDKVLDLFLELGADDDQCEFPYLFASGLQGYAKETLEEEGADMKPLFDAFLRHVPPPVGDPEKPLQLQVTTLDYSEYLGRIVIGKIHNGRIKAGQQAALVKDDGNIIKAKVAKLQGFDGLKRIDLEEATAGNIVAVAGFADANIGETITSPDNPQALPLIHVDEPTLQMTFSVNDSPFAGQEGTYVTSRQLRDRLFRELETNVALRVDETDSPDRFAVAGRGELHLGILIETMRREGYEFQVSQPQVIYREVNGQPCEPYECLVMDVPTDTAGACIEKLGQRKSEMQDMMPGGNNRTQLEFVIPARGLVGFRGEFMRLTRGEGIMNHSFLDYRPLAGEVETRRNGVLISFEEGTSTFYAMKNAEDRGAFFISPGTRVYKGMILGEHNRPQDLELNVCKTKQLTNHRASGGEELVQLQTPIDMNLERALEYISADELVEVTPKSVRLRKLSKKLVKR from the coding sequence ATGACCCTCCCGATTCGCAACGTCGCGATCATTGCTCACGTTGACCACGGCAAGACCACCCTGGTCGATGCCCTACTCAGGCAGTCTGGCACGTTTCGGGAAGGCGAAGAAGTCCCAGACTGTGTCATGGACTCCAACGATATCGAGCGGGAACGCGGCATCACAATCTTGTCTAAGAACACTGCCGTTCGCTACAAAGAGACCCTGATCAATATCGTCGACACGCCAGGACACGCTGACTTCGGTGGTGAAGTCGAACGAGTTCTGGGGATGGTTGAAGGTTGTCTCCTGATCGTTGATGCCAACGAAGGTCCTATGCCCCAAACTCGCTTCGTGCTTAAGAAGGCACTGGAGAAGGGGCTGCGACCCATTGTTCTCGTCAACAAGATTGATCGTCCTCAAGCTGACCCCCACCGTGCGATTGACAAGGTGCTGGATCTGTTCCTGGAATTGGGTGCAGATGACGATCAGTGCGAGTTCCCCTACCTATTTGCCTCTGGCCTCCAGGGTTACGCCAAGGAAACCCTCGAAGAAGAAGGCGCAGACATGAAGCCGCTCTTCGATGCTTTCCTGCGGCATGTACCACCGCCAGTTGGCGATCCAGAGAAGCCTCTGCAACTGCAAGTCACTACCCTGGACTACTCCGAATACTTAGGTCGGATTGTGATCGGTAAAATTCACAATGGACGGATTAAGGCAGGTCAGCAAGCAGCCCTAGTCAAAGATGATGGCAACATCATCAAGGCCAAAGTTGCTAAGCTTCAGGGTTTTGATGGCCTCAAGCGGATCGATTTGGAAGAGGCCACTGCAGGCAACATTGTGGCAGTCGCCGGTTTTGCAGATGCCAACATCGGCGAAACCATTACTTCCCCCGACAATCCCCAGGCTCTGCCCCTGATCCACGTTGATGAGCCGACCCTGCAGATGACCTTCTCGGTCAATGACTCCCCCTTCGCCGGCCAAGAGGGCACCTACGTCACCTCACGTCAGTTGCGTGACCGCCTATTCCGCGAACTGGAGACTAACGTTGCTTTGCGTGTGGATGAAACCGATTCGCCCGACCGCTTCGCAGTGGCTGGACGGGGTGAACTGCACTTGGGCATCCTGATCGAAACCATGCGACGTGAAGGCTACGAGTTCCAGGTATCACAGCCGCAGGTAATCTACCGGGAAGTGAATGGACAGCCTTGTGAGCCTTACGAGTGCCTGGTGATGGACGTGCCAACTGATACGGCGGGAGCTTGTATCGAGAAGCTGGGCCAGCGCAAATCTGAGATGCAAGACATGATGCCAGGTGGCAACAACCGCACTCAGTTGGAGTTCGTAATTCCAGCTCGGGGTCTAGTGGGTTTCCGAGGGGAGTTCATGCGCCTAACCCGTGGGGAAGGCATCATGAACCACAGCTTCCTGGACTACCGGCCCCTGGCAGGTGAAGTCGAGACTCGCCGGAATGGTGTGTTGATCTCCTTCGAAGAGGGCACTTCTACCTTCTACGCCATGAAGAACGCTGAGGACCGGGGGGCCTTCTTCATTAGCCCTGGGACTCGCGTCTACAAGGGCATGATTTTAGGCGAGCACAACCGGCCCCAGGATCTGGAACTCAACGTCTGCAAGACCAAGCAATTGACCAACCACCGTGCTTCTGGTGGCGAAGAACTAGTGCAATTGCAGACTCCGATCGATATGAACCTGGAGCGAGCCCTAGAGTACATCAGCGCTGACGAACTGGTAGAAGTGACGCCGAAGTCAGTCCGTCTCCGCAAGCTGTCGAAGAAGTTGGTGAAGCGCTAG